AGCAGGCACTCCTGCATGCGCGCCCGGGCGTCGCGCACGGAAGGTCCGTCCACGTCGCGCGGCAGCGGCTCGCTTCCCCGGCGCACGCGGGTGATGGCTTCGCCGATGGTAAGCCCTTCATCCACAAGGGCCTTGATCCGCGACAGCATGGCCACGTCCTCGTCCGTGTACAGACGGTAGCCGGAGTCGGTGCGGTCCGGCGCCACCAGCCCGTACCGGCGCTCCCAGGCACGCAGCGTGGCGGGATTGATTCCCGTAAGATGCGCGACGCGCTTGATTCGGTAGCTCATTGATCTACACCCGGGTGAATCGCCGCGCCCGGGCCCGCCAGTCAGGCGTTGGCGCCGGGCAGTCCCCGCAGTGCGGCGTGAAGCGTTGCATCGTGCGCCCAGCGCGGAGTGGCACCCCGCATTCCGGGCCGCAGCGCCTCGGCGACGGCGCGCGTTCCCCAGTACATCTTTTCCGGCCACGGAACGACGGTCCGCCCCCCCAGTGCGTCACACCGGCGGCGGCGCAGCCGCACCCCGATGGCCCGATACACCCGGCTGGCCACCAGAATGGCCGGCCGCACCCGCGGCGGCAGATCGCGCATGCCGCCGTCCGCGCTGGCGTAGTAGCGGTCCGCCATCTCCAGCGTTCCGCGCACCACCTCCGCCACCCCGGCCGCGGAGGCCCGCCCGCGCACCAGGTCCTCGGGATTCACCCCAGCCCGCGCCAGGCGGTCCGCCGGCAGGTACACCCGGCCGTTGGCGGCGTCTTCGGCCACGTCGCGGCAGATGTTGGTGAGCTGCATGGCGATGCCCAGATCCACCGCGTGCGGCAGCGCTTCCCGCCGGCGCACGCCCAGCACGGCGCACATCATCAGCCCCACCGTGGAGGCCACGCGGTAGCAGTACCGCAGCAGCTCGGCGTCGTCCGCCACGCGCACCACGTCCAGGTCGCCGCGCGCGCCCTCGATCAGCTCCAGCGCACTGTCCAGCGGCAGGTTCAGGCGCTGCGCCGCGGCGCGGAACTCGGCGACCAGCGGACGGGGCGTGAACGACCCTTGAACTTCGCCGTGAAGCGCCGCCAGCGCAAGGCGCGCGTGTTCCGCGTCCAGATCTTCATCCGCCGTGTCGTCTACCAGGCGGCAGAATGCGTAAACCAGTGCCGCGTCGTCTCTTGTATCCGCCGGAAGCAGCCGCGCCGCCCACCAGAAGGTGCGCGCCTTGCGCCGGAACACGTCCCGGCTGTCGTCCAGGATTCCCGCGTCCGTCATGCGGGGACGGAAAGCGTGCCCCGCGTGCGGGCCGTGGCGGGAACCGGGTCTGCATGTGGCGGCGCGGGAACGATGCGGTCCAGTACCTTGGCCGTCGAAAGCACGCCCGGCACGCCGGCGCCCGGGTGCGTTCCCGATCCCACGAAGTACAGCCCGCCCACGTGCGGAGACTGGTTATGGTAGCGAAAGTACGCCGACTGCGTGAGCCGCGGCTCGATGCCGAAGCCCGCGCCGTGCGTGGAGCGCAGCGTGTCGCGAAAGTACGTGGGCGTGACGTGAAACTGCGTCACCAGGTTCTCC
This sequence is a window from Longimicrobium terrae. Protein-coding genes within it:
- a CDS encoding phytoene/squalene synthase family protein, which gives rise to MTDAGILDDSRDVFRRKARTFWWAARLLPADTRDDAALVYAFCRLVDDTADEDLDAEHARLALAALHGEVQGSFTPRPLVAEFRAAAQRLNLPLDSALELIEGARGDLDVVRVADDAELLRYCYRVASTVGLMMCAVLGVRRREALPHAVDLGIAMQLTNICRDVAEDAANGRVYLPADRLARAGVNPEDLVRGRASAAGVAEVVRGTLEMADRYYASADGGMRDLPPRVRPAILVASRVYRAIGVRLRRRRCDALGGRTVVPWPEKMYWGTRAVAEALRPGMRGATPRWAHDATLHAALRGLPGANA